A region from the Bacteroidota bacterium genome encodes:
- the rpsL gene encoding 30S ribosomal protein S12: MPTIQQLVRKGRKKLVKKSKSPALENCPQKRGVCTRVYTSTPKKPNSAMRKVARVRLTNGKEVNVYIPGEGHNLQEHSIVLIRGGRVKDLPGVRYHMIRGALDTLGVDDRTQSRSKYGTKRPKK, translated from the coding sequence ATGCCAACAATACAACAATTAGTACGAAAAGGTAGGAAAAAATTAGTTAAAAAAAGCAAATCTCCTGCTTTGGAAAATTGCCCTCAAAAAAGAGGCGTTTGTACAAGAGTATATACTTCTACACCAAAAAAACCAAACTCAGCAATGAGAAAAGTTGCAAGAGTGAGGTTAACAAATGGTAAAGAAGTAAATGTTTATATTCCAGGAGAAGGACATAACCTGCAAGAACACTCAATTGTATTGATTAGAGGAGGAAGAGTAAAAGACCTTCCGGGTGTTAGATACCATATGATACGTGGAGCTCTTGACACCTTAGGTGTTGATGATAGAACACAATCCAGATCAAAGTATGGAACTAAACGACCAAAAAAATAA
- a CDS encoding DUF3467 domain-containing protein, which translates to MKENDNRKENKIDIELTEEIADGIYSNLALISHSQSEFIVDFVRIMPGVPKAKVKSRILLTPEHAKRLLKALGDNINKFESMYGQIKNNAGFDGIPMNFGGPVPEA; encoded by the coding sequence ATGAAAGAAAACGATAATAGAAAAGAAAATAAAATAGATATTGAATTGACAGAAGAAATTGCTGATGGTATCTATTCAAATTTAGCACTAATATCACATTCTCAGTCAGAATTTATTGTTGATTTTGTTAGAATAATGCCCGGAGTACCAAAAGCAAAAGTAAAATCTAGGATATTATTAACACCTGAACATGCAAAAAGGCTTTTAAAAGCCTTAGGCGACAATATCAATAAATTTGAATCAATGTATGGACAGATAAAAAATAATGCTGGATTTGATGGAATTCCAATGAATTTTGGAGGTCCTGTTCCTGAAGCATAA
- the rpoC gene encoding DNA-directed RNA polymerase subunit beta' → MSLKKNNKILDSNFKQVRIGLSSPETILEWSYGEVTKPETINYRTFKPEMGGLFCERIFGPVKDYECHCGKYKRIRYKGIVCDRCGVEVTEKRVRRDRMGHINLVVPVAHIWYFKSLPNKIGYLLGIAAKKLEMVIYYERYIVIQPGIKETDDLKINDFLTEEEYLDIIDSLPPENQSLDDSDPQKFIAKMGGEALFNLLSKINLDNLSYDLRHKANTETSQQRKKEALKRLQIVEYFRSANKTRENRPEWMMIKILPVMPPELRPLVPLDGGRFASSDLNDLYRRVIIRNNRLKRLMEINAPEVILRNEKRMLQESVDSLFDNSRKANAVKTAGNRPLKSLSDMLKGKRGRFRQNLLGKRVDFSGRSVIVVGPTLKMHECGIPKAMGAELFKPFIIRKLIERGIVKTVKSAKKIVERKDDMIWDILENVLKGHPVLLNRAPTLHRLGIQAFQPKLIEGKAMQLHPLVCTGFNADFDGDQMAIHVPLGHDAVLEAQLLMLSSHNILTPANGSPIVVPSQDMVLGLYYLTKMRDSIIHEESIKGEGSSFYSSEEVLIAYNHNKVDLHAKIKLRFKHKEEDGSEKSEIIDTSVGRVILNEIVPVEMGFLNELLTKKSLRDIIGDIYRKTGVEKTSKFLDDIKSLGFYYSFIGGLSFNLLDIPIPEKKDSLIAQAQEEVDEITESYLNGFITNNERYNQVIDIWTRITNRVTKHLLTQLETDKHGFNPIYMMLDSGARGSKEQIRQLGGMRGLMAKPRKHISGGGVGEIIENPIIANFKEGLSVLEYFISTHGARKGLADTALKTADAGYLTRRLHDVAQDVVVREQDCGTLRGIVTTALKDNEEVVQTLYDRILGRVALHDVYNPITNKLILVSGENITEEIAAEIEDSTIDSIEIRSVLTCETRNGVCEKCYGRNLARGTRVQRGEAVGVIAAQSIGEPGTQLTLRTFHVGGTASKIASESQINAKVDGVIEYEGIKVIDNINDEGEKSNIVVSRSGEIRIIDKEFDTVVYSHNIPYGATIYQKDGDNVTKGDNICVWDPYNALIISEFDGLVRYNNIIENVTYRQESDEQTGHKEKVITETKDKRRIPSIIIEDKDGNTLKEYNAPVGGHLVKLDETKIVSGETIIKIPRSGSQTRDITGGLPRVTELFEARNPSNPAVISEIDGVVSFGGVKRGNREIMITSKQGDVKKYLVPLSRHILVQENDYVKAGSSLSDGAITPSDILKIKGPYAVQQYILNGIQEVYRLQGVKINDKHIEVIVRQMMQKVNIENSGDTTLLEGNPVDKFNVIKENNWIYDKKVVVEENDSPNLKQGQIISARKLREENSNLKRKDKKLVEARDAVPATVSPLLQGITKASLSTKSFLSAASFQETTKVLNEAAIAGKIDVMSGLKENVIVGHKIPAGTGMREYDSIIVGSKKEYEELMNNTDEVVKEEIKE, encoded by the coding sequence TGAAGTTACTAAACCCGAAACAATTAATTACAGAACATTTAAGCCAGAAATGGGTGGGCTTTTTTGTGAAAGAATTTTTGGACCTGTAAAAGACTATGAATGTCATTGTGGGAAATACAAAAGAATTAGGTACAAAGGAATTGTTTGTGACAGATGTGGAGTTGAAGTTACTGAAAAACGAGTACGTAGAGATAGAATGGGACATATCAATCTGGTTGTTCCTGTTGCTCATATTTGGTATTTCAAATCATTACCAAACAAAATTGGATATCTTTTAGGTATTGCTGCAAAAAAACTTGAAATGGTTATATATTATGAAAGATATATAGTCATTCAACCAGGAATAAAAGAAACTGATGATTTAAAAATCAATGATTTCTTAACGGAAGAAGAATACCTTGATATTATTGATTCACTTCCTCCTGAAAATCAAAGTTTGGATGATAGTGACCCTCAAAAATTCATTGCAAAAATGGGTGGTGAAGCACTATTTAATTTATTGTCAAAGATAAATCTTGATAATCTTTCCTATGATCTTCGTCATAAAGCAAATACTGAAACATCTCAACAAAGAAAAAAAGAAGCTCTTAAAAGACTTCAAATTGTTGAATATTTTAGAAGTGCTAACAAAACAAGGGAAAATCGTCCTGAATGGATGATGATTAAAATTCTTCCTGTTATGCCTCCCGAATTGAGGCCTCTGGTACCACTTGATGGTGGACGTTTTGCTTCTTCCGATCTTAACGATCTTTATAGAAGAGTTATTATCAGAAATAATCGACTAAAAAGATTAATGGAAATAAATGCTCCTGAAGTAATTTTAAGAAATGAAAAAAGAATGCTTCAGGAATCTGTTGACTCATTATTTGATAATTCAAGAAAAGCAAATGCTGTAAAAACAGCAGGAAATAGACCACTTAAATCATTGAGTGATATGCTTAAAGGTAAGCGAGGTCGTTTCCGTCAAAACCTACTTGGTAAACGTGTTGATTTTTCAGGTCGTTCTGTTATTGTTGTTGGACCAACTCTTAAAATGCACGAGTGTGGTATTCCAAAAGCAATGGGTGCAGAATTATTCAAACCTTTTATTATTAGAAAACTAATAGAAAGAGGAATTGTAAAAACTGTTAAATCTGCAAAAAAAATTGTAGAAAGAAAAGACGATATGATTTGGGATATCCTTGAGAATGTTCTTAAAGGACATCCTGTTTTATTAAATCGTGCTCCTACATTGCACAGGCTAGGGATTCAGGCTTTCCAACCTAAACTTATTGAAGGTAAGGCAATGCAACTTCATCCTTTGGTTTGTACAGGTTTTAATGCCGACTTTGATGGTGACCAAATGGCTATTCATGTACCATTAGGTCATGATGCTGTACTTGAAGCTCAACTATTAATGCTTTCTTCTCATAATATACTTACTCCTGCTAATGGTTCTCCTATTGTAGTTCCATCTCAAGATATGGTTTTAGGACTTTATTATCTTACAAAAATGAGGGATAGTATTATACACGAAGAATCAATTAAAGGTGAAGGTAGTTCTTTCTATTCTTCTGAAGAAGTACTTATTGCATATAATCACAATAAAGTTGATTTACATGCAAAAATAAAATTAAGATTTAAGCATAAAGAAGAAGACGGCTCAGAAAAAAGTGAAATAATTGACACTTCTGTTGGTAGAGTAATTTTAAATGAAATAGTTCCTGTTGAAATGGGATTCCTAAATGAATTACTTACAAAAAAATCTTTAAGAGATATTATCGGAGATATATACAGAAAAACAGGAGTTGAGAAAACATCTAAGTTCCTCGATGATATTAAAAGCTTAGGATTTTATTATTCTTTTATTGGAGGATTGTCATTTAATTTATTAGACATTCCAATTCCAGAAAAGAAAGACAGCCTTATTGCACAAGCACAAGAAGAAGTTGATGAAATTACAGAGAGCTATCTTAATGGTTTTATTACCAATAACGAAAGATATAATCAGGTAATTGATATCTGGACAAGAATAACTAACAGAGTTACAAAACACTTACTTACTCAACTTGAAACCGACAAGCATGGATTTAATCCAATTTATATGATGCTTGACTCAGGTGCTCGTGGATCAAAAGAGCAAATTAGACAATTGGGAGGAATGAGGGGTTTGATGGCAAAACCAAGGAAACATATTTCAGGCGGTGGAGTAGGAGAAATTATTGAAAATCCAATTATTGCTAACTTCAAAGAAGGTCTTTCAGTTCTTGAATATTTTATTTCTACTCACGGTGCACGTAAAGGTCTTGCTGATACTGCTCTAAAAACAGCCGATGCAGGTTATCTAACAAGAAGATTACATGATGTTGCACAAGATGTTGTTGTTAGAGAACAAGATTGTGGAACACTTAGAGGTATCGTTACAACAGCACTCAAAGATAATGAAGAAGTTGTACAAACACTTTATGATAGAATTCTTGGTAGAGTTGCTTTACATGACGTTTATAATCCTATAACAAACAAACTAATTCTTGTCTCAGGTGAAAATATTACAGAAGAAATTGCAGCAGAAATTGAAGATAGTACAATAGATTCAATTGAAATACGTTCGGTTTTAACCTGTGAAACAAGAAACGGGGTTTGTGAAAAATGTTATGGACGTAATTTAGCGAGAGGAACACGTGTTCAACGAGGAGAGGCTGTTGGTGTAATTGCTGCACAATCAATTGGAGAACCTGGTACACAGTTAACACTTAGAACTTTCCACGTTGGTGGTACTGCTTCTAAAATTGCTTCCGAAAGTCAAATAAATGCCAAAGTTGATGGTGTAATAGAATACGAAGGAATTAAAGTGATTGACAACATTAATGACGAAGGTGAAAAATCCAATATTGTCGTAAGTAGATCAGGAGAAATAAGAATAATTGACAAAGAATTTGATACTGTAGTATATTCACACAACATCCCTTATGGAGCAACAATTTATCAAAAAGATGGGGACAATGTAACTAAAGGTGATAATATTTGTGTTTGGGATCCTTATAATGCTCTCATTATTTCTGAGTTTGATGGATTAGTAAGATACAACAATATTATTGAGAATGTAACCTACCGTCAGGAATCTGATGAACAAACAGGACATAAGGAAAAAGTTATTACAGAAACAAAGGATAAAAGAAGAATTCCTTCAATAATTATTGAAGACAAAGATGGTAATACTTTAAAAGAATATAATGCTCCAGTTGGAGGACATCTTGTAAAGCTGGATGAAACAAAGATTGTTTCAGGAGAAACAATAATAAAAATCCCTCGTTCTGGTAGCCAAACACGAGATATTACAGGTGGATTACCACGTGTAACCGAATTATTTGAAGCAAGAAATCCATCTAATCCAGCAGTTATTTCCGAAATTGACGGAGTAGTTTCTTTTGGAGGAGTTAAAAGAGGTAATAGAGAAATAATGATTACATCAAAACAAGGAGATGTGAAAAAATATCTTGTTCCTCTATCACGACATATTTTAGTTCAGGAGAACGATTATGTGAAAGCAGGAAGTTCATTATCTGATGGAGCAATTACACCATCTGATATTTTGAAAATTAAAGGACCTTATGCCGTTCAGCAATATATTTTAAATGGTATTCAGGAAGTTTATCGATTACAAGGTGTAAAAATTAATGATAAGCATATTGAAGTTATTGTTAGACAAATGATGCAGAAGGTTAATATTGAAAATTCAGGTGATACTACATTGCTTGAAGGTAATCCTGTAGATAAGTTTAATGTAATTAAAGAAAACAATTGGATTTACGATAAAAAAGTAGTTGTTGAAGAAAATGATTCTCCAAATTTGAAGCAAGGACAGATAATAAGTGCAAGAAAATTAAGAGAAGAAAATTCTAATTTGAAACGAAAAGATAAAAAACTTGTTGAAGCAAGAGATGCAGTACCGGCAACAGTTAGTCCTTTGTTACAAGGAATTACAAAAGCAAGTCTTAGTACAAAAAGCTTTTTATCAGCAGCATCGTTTCAGGAAACAACAAAAGTACTTAACGAAGCGGCAATTGCAGGAAAAATTGATGTTATGTCAGGACTGAAAGAAAATGTAATTGTAGGTCATAAAATTCCAGCAGGTACAGGAATGAGAGAATATGATAGTATTATTGTCGGTTCTAAAAAGGAATATGAAGAATTAATGAACAATACGGATGAAGTTGTTAAAGAAGAAATAAAAGAATAG
- the rpsG gene encoding 30S ribosomal protein S7, whose amino-acid sequence MRKGQAKKREINPDPIYNDILVTKFVNNLMEGGKKSKAYKIVYGALEIIKTKIKEENELEVWKKALRNVMPSVEVKGRRIGGATFQIPTEVSEKRRLSLGMKWMISFSRKRSGKTMTDNLANEVLAAYKNEGGAVKKKEEMHRMAEANKAFSHFRF is encoded by the coding sequence ATGAGAAAAGGGCAAGCAAAAAAACGAGAAATTAATCCAGATCCAATTTATAATGATATACTGGTAACAAAATTTGTAAACAATTTAATGGAAGGTGGAAAAAAAAGTAAAGCTTATAAAATTGTTTACGGTGCATTAGAAATAATAAAAACCAAAATTAAAGAAGAGAACGAATTAGAAGTTTGGAAAAAAGCACTACGAAATGTAATGCCGAGTGTAGAGGTTAAAGGTAGAAGAATTGGTGGTGCAACATTTCAGATTCCAACAGAAGTAAGTGAAAAAAGACGTTTGTCTTTAGGAATGAAATGGATGATATCATTCTCACGAAAAAGAAGTGGGAAAACAATGACAGATAATTTAGCGAATGAAGTTTTAGCAGCATATAAAAATGAAGGTGGTGCTGTTAAAAAGAAAGAAGAAATGCATAGAATGGCGGAAGCTAATAAAGCATTCTCACATTTTAGATTTTAA